A single Gemmatimonadota bacterium DNA region contains:
- a CDS encoding ABC transporter ATP-binding protein, which produces MEEEEIGHKGFDLRLMARLMNFLRPYKWWVVLTFVLIIVAAVVRQAGPYLTKIAVDDYIVPGDADGLTYLVMLYIGLLVAQFGVGYCQSWTTNMIGQWAMHDVRLQIFMHLQRLPMRFFDRTPVGRLMARNTNDVDALNELFTDGIVSMISDIFTIITILAYIFYMDVTLGLLICLALPVAFVATVWLQNKTFFAYRVARTLFARFSSSLQETVSGMEVVQLFGCEDRCVKRFEDPNKEYLDARLKSSFYHAIYFPIMELGGVLLSALVLWYGGARVLDGEIQWGVLVAMLQYVPRFFMPLRDIADRFTVLQVAMASSERIFELLDAKPESLGGTVKADHLKGEIAFQNVWFAYNEGEWVLRDVSFRVAPGQSLALVGATGAGKSTVISLVCRFYDIQRGAILVDGVDIREWDVEELRRRIGVVQQDVFLFAGDIEANISLGHPRISRQEVEQAARDVNADRFIDKLPATYEHEVLERGSSLSVGQRQLISFARTLASGPDILILDEATANVDTETEMWIQDAVAKLMRSRTSIAIAHRLSTIRNADNILVMHRGQIREEGDHDTLLKQNGIYARLYQLQYQEE; this is translated from the coding sequence ATGGAAGAAGAGGAAATTGGTCATAAGGGTTTTGATCTGCGTTTGATGGCGCGGTTGATGAACTTTCTCAGGCCCTACAAGTGGTGGGTTGTTCTCACGTTTGTGCTCATTATTGTCGCAGCGGTTGTGCGACAGGCCGGGCCTTATTTGACCAAGATTGCGGTGGATGATTATATCGTGCCGGGAGATGCGGATGGGTTGACCTATCTGGTCATGCTCTATATTGGTCTGCTTGTCGCGCAATTTGGTGTGGGGTATTGCCAGAGCTGGACGACCAATATGATCGGGCAATGGGCTATGCACGATGTGCGGTTGCAGATTTTTATGCATTTGCAGCGGTTGCCCATGCGTTTTTTCGACCGCACGCCTGTGGGCCGTTTGATGGCGCGCAATACAAATGATGTGGATGCCCTCAACGAGTTGTTTACCGATGGCATTGTGTCGATGATTAGCGATATTTTTACGATTATCACGATTCTCGCATACATTTTTTATATGGATGTCACGCTCGGCTTGTTGATCTGTCTCGCATTGCCGGTGGCTTTTGTCGCAACCGTGTGGCTGCAGAATAAGACCTTTTTTGCGTATCGCGTTGCGCGCACCTTATTCGCGCGATTTAGTTCATCGCTGCAGGAGACTGTGTCCGGGATGGAGGTGGTGCAGTTATTTGGTTGTGAAGATCGCTGTGTGAAGCGGTTTGAAGATCCGAATAAGGAGTATCTGGATGCGCGGCTAAAGAGTTCGTTTTACCATGCGATTTATTTTCCGATTATGGAGTTGGGCGGTGTTTTGTTGTCCGCACTGGTGTTGTGGTATGGCGGCGCGCGGGTGCTGGATGGGGAAATTCAGTGGGGCGTGCTCGTGGCGATGTTGCAATATGTTCCGCGGTTTTTTATGCCCCTCCGCGATATTGCCGATCGTTTTACCGTGCTTCAGGTTGCGATGGCGTCTTCAGAGCGCATTTTTGAGTTGTTGGATGCGAAGCCAGAATCACTTGGCGGCACTGTGAAGGCCGATCACTTGAAGGGCGAGATCGCGTTTCAGAATGTCTGGTTTGCGTACAATGAAGGCGAATGGGTGTTGCGCGATGTGTCTTTTCGCGTTGCGCCGGGGCAGAGTTTGGCATTGGTTGGGGCGACGGGCGCGGGTAAGAGTACTGTGATTAGTCTGGTGTGTCGGTTCTACGATATTCAGCGGGGTGCGATTCTGGTGGATGGTGTCGATATTCGCGAGTGGGATGTCGAGGAGCTTCGCAGGCGCATTGGGGTCGTGCAACAGGATGTTTTTCTTTTTGCTGGCGATATTGAGGCCAATATCAGTTTGGGACATCCGCGCATTAGCCGCCAGGAGGTCGAGCAAGCCGCGCGCGATGTCAATGCAGACCGGTTTATCGACAAGTTGCCCGCTACTTATGAGCACGAGGTCCTGGAGCGGGGTAGTTCGCTTTCGGTTGGTCAGCGTCAGTTGATATCTTTTGCGCGCACGCTGGCTTCTGGTCCAGATATTCTCATTCTGGATGAGGCGACGGCGAATGTGGATACGGAGACCGAGATGTGGATTCAGGATGCGGTGGCAAAATTGATGCGGTCGCGGACTTCGATTGCGATTGCACACCGCCTTTCTACCATTCGAAATGCGGATAATATTCTGGTGATGCACCGCGGGCAAATCCGCGAGGAAGGCGACCACGATACGCTGCTCAAGCAGAATGGGATTTATGCCCGGCTTTATCAGTTGCAGTATCAAGAGGAATAG
- a CDS encoding aldolase/citrate lyase family protein, translated as MATPNRILERYRNGEKAVGVQMSFVSEIVIEVAAKMGMDFISLDGQHGALTLPTIETVCRLCDAYGMTPTMRVVDQSEAAILTALDRGMQMITVPNLQTAEEAERIVQFGFYGPLGRRSAMSQRVAYGLNDTSDSRKIFEFTNDNTIIVPQLESKTAFDNLDEILQVDGLMFFAGGPQDIAQSMGYPGEPNHPACIAAYEAACDKVRAVGKHMSGDVMVSLDAFGAIYDAGKALLEAHGRECGMKIG; from the coding sequence ATGGCTACACCAAATCGCATTCTCGAGCGTTATCGCAATGGCGAAAAAGCCGTTGGCGTGCAGATGAGTTTTGTTTCAGAAATTGTGATCGAAGTGGCGGCTAAGATGGGGATGGATTTTATTTCGCTGGATGGGCAGCACGGCGCATTGACGCTGCCGACTATTGAGACGGTCTGTCGCCTTTGCGATGCTTATGGTATGACGCCGACTATGCGGGTTGTGGATCAGTCCGAGGCGGCTATTTTGACGGCGCTGGACCGGGGCATGCAGATGATTACGGTGCCCAATTTGCAGACTGCCGAGGAAGCCGAGCGGATTGTCCAGTTTGGTTTTTACGGGCCTTTGGGTCGGCGGAGCGCGATGAGCCAGCGCGTGGCTTATGGTTTGAACGATACCAGTGATAGTCGAAAGATTTTTGAGTTTACAAATGACAATACCATTATTGTGCCGCAGCTCGAGAGCAAGACGGCTTTTGACAATTTGGATGAGATTCTTCAGGTTGACGGGCTTATGTTTTTTGCGGGTGGTCCTCAAGATATCGCGCAGTCCATGGGGTATCCCGGAGAGCCGAATCATCCGGCGTGTATAGCGGCGTATGAGGCGGCGTGTGATAAGGTACGTGCGGTGGGGAAGCACATGAGTGGCGATGTGATGGTTAGTTTGGATGCTTTTGGGGCGATCTACGATGCGGGGAAGGCGTTGCTCGAAGCACACGGCCGCGAGTGTGGTATGAAGATTGGTTGA
- a CDS encoding sugar phosphate isomerase/epimerase encodes MELCYFADEIDKADFDKSVRLGVEAGATGIELRGGIWGKRVQEIDNDELQRVQDVLAKYNVTVMSVGSPVGKCAHDSDQEKAEHQRIFDRMIELAKAFDTTVIRGFSLWNPNRKKGDRANRPGVENYLDVIVPFLEPIAKTAEREGVTLSLENEGATIAGTCAEARMVADALGDTSGFSFCWDVNNGIGCGEQAIPDGYEQIKGRITHLHVKPNPDKELDPIRDSDIKYEDLLKMVLSDGYTGNVSIEHWGSPDLMLKGVRQLRAVLDNL; translated from the coding sequence ATGGAACTGTGTTATTTTGCAGATGAAATTGACAAAGCCGACTTTGATAAATCTGTGCGCCTGGGCGTAGAAGCGGGTGCAACGGGAATTGAACTGCGCGGCGGCATCTGGGGCAAACGCGTCCAGGAAATCGACAACGACGAATTGCAGCGCGTCCAGGACGTACTGGCAAAGTACAATGTAACCGTTATGTCTGTCGGCTCGCCCGTGGGCAAATGCGCCCACGACAGCGACCAGGAAAAAGCCGAACACCAGCGCATATTTGACCGCATGATCGAACTCGCAAAAGCGTTTGATACAACCGTCATCCGCGGCTTTTCCCTGTGGAATCCCAATCGAAAAAAAGGAGACCGGGCAAATCGACCCGGCGTTGAGAATTATCTCGACGTCATCGTGCCATTTCTCGAACCCATAGCCAAAACAGCCGAACGCGAAGGCGTCACCCTATCCCTGGAAAACGAAGGCGCGACCATTGCCGGCACCTGTGCGGAAGCGAGAATGGTAGCCGACGCCCTCGGCGACACATCGGGATTCAGCTTCTGCTGGGATGTGAACAACGGCATCGGGTGTGGCGAACAGGCTATCCCAGATGGATACGAACAGATCAAAGGACGAATCACCCATCTGCACGTCAAACCCAACCCCGACAAAGAACTGGACCCCATTCGCGACAGCGATATAAAATACGAAGACCTGCTCAAAATGGTCCTATCAGACGGTTATACGGGCAACGTGAGCATCGAACACTGGGGATCCCCAGACCTCATGCTAAAAGGCGTGCGGCAACTGCGCGCTGTATTGGACAACCTGTAA
- a CDS encoding MFS transporter: MSKGQVESEEAEPLSPRAARRVLISLMFSSMLMPMVAGMSRVALPVIRDDFGIPADLTAWVLAAFMLPFVVLMPIYGRLSDGVDRRLLILLGTVIFGVGSTMTFLAPNMRWLMAGRAIQGIGVGGMTPMGMALLVSIFSEGERGRVLGTWSAVGPAMSFSSSFVAGILIALWGWRAAFVPGLLLSVVTFVAIYRGVPSQVIGEASKFLRQFDWGGVGLLSGGIVFLMFYLSSRSVTGVAPFEDWRLLLGAGLFFAGFWWWERGRRDPFLPLNFFGNRMFCRVTFCASMRMFVQGGIGVLMPLYLVDVHRMGPALLGVFLIISSAAMTLIVRFGGQMSDRFQSRWLVMIGMFVQLTVMLSFAHLSDAISTWVIAGLLTYYGLGAGLMLAALHSTVMGTVDSDQMGAAAGLYSMLRFMGMAISTALIGVVLQFFFDANLSTLDAYQNVFMVLAIFPVLGMIVGFGLREKRL, translated from the coding sequence TTGTCTAAGGGACAGGTAGAATCCGAGGAGGCAGAACCGCTGTCTCCTCGGGCGGCCCGGCGCGTGTTGATTAGCCTGATGTTTTCGTCTATGCTGATGCCTATGGTGGCTGGCATGTCGCGGGTTGCATTGCCGGTTATTCGGGATGATTTTGGGATTCCCGCAGATTTGACGGCGTGGGTTCTGGCAGCTTTTATGCTGCCTTTTGTCGTTTTGATGCCGATTTATGGGCGTTTGAGCGATGGCGTTGACCGGCGGCTGTTGATTCTGTTGGGGACTGTGATTTTTGGCGTTGGTTCCACGATGACGTTTCTGGCGCCGAATATGCGCTGGTTGATGGCTGGCAGGGCGATTCAGGGTATTGGCGTGGGGGGGATGACGCCGATGGGTATGGCGTTGCTTGTGTCGATTTTTAGTGAGGGAGAGCGCGGGCGCGTCCTGGGGACGTGGAGTGCGGTGGGTCCGGCGATGAGTTTTTCGTCGTCGTTTGTCGCGGGTATTCTCATTGCTCTTTGGGGATGGCGCGCCGCTTTTGTGCCGGGTCTTTTGCTCAGTGTTGTGACTTTTGTCGCGATTTACAGGGGGGTGCCTTCTCAGGTGATTGGAGAGGCGTCTAAATTTTTGCGGCAGTTCGATTGGGGTGGGGTCGGGTTGTTGTCGGGTGGGATTGTGTTTTTGATGTTTTACCTTTCCAGTCGGTCTGTGACGGGGGTTGCCCCGTTTGAGGATTGGCGGTTGCTTTTGGGCGCGGGGTTGTTTTTTGCCGGTTTCTGGTGGTGGGAAAGAGGGCGGAGAGATCCTTTTCTTCCGCTCAATTTTTTTGGCAATCGCATGTTTTGTCGGGTGACGTTTTGCGCTTCGATGCGGATGTTTGTGCAGGGCGGTATTGGGGTGTTGATGCCGCTGTATCTGGTCGATGTTCACCGCATGGGTCCGGCACTGTTGGGCGTGTTTTTGATTATTAGTTCTGCGGCGATGACGCTGATTGTTCGGTTTGGCGGGCAGATGTCCGATCGTTTTCAGAGTCGGTGGCTGGTGATGATTGGGATGTTTGTGCAGTTGACGGTGATGCTGTCTTTTGCCCATTTGTCCGATGCGATTTCGACCTGGGTTATTGCTGGTTTGCTGACGTACTACGGGCTTGGCGCTGGGTTGATGCTGGCTGCTTTGCACAGTACGGTTATGGGTACTGTCGATTCAGATCAGATGGGTGCTGCTGCAGGTCTTTATAGTATGTTGCGGTTTATGGGGATGGCGATCAGTACGGCACTGATCGGGGTGGTGTTGCAGTTTTTCTTCGATGCAAACCTGTCCACGCTCGATGCGTACCAGAATGTGTTTATGGTGCTTGCGATATTTCCCGTTCTGGGGATGATTGTGGGGTTTGGATTGCGGGAGAAGAGGTTGTGA
- a CDS encoding aminopeptidase, which yields MDLHKLFTDVFHPEPDETVAIIADVPHGELRDSETWRERREMAAEWRAAWVSLGEQIGFDVQPLITFPATGAHNGNLPLDKGEPIPLRDGLTQATIVNALTQFSATAPLSMWARSRNDFRAASLPGVARRMEETALSADYTEVARRCQILMDALSEAEYARVIFSTGHKWTVDLRYGEAHKDDGQLPREKANSAFPIINLPSGESFQVPYEGERKGDPSRTEGEIPVSDNGDVIVFRVENNRIVDVAGETTQAASFKAYFEEDPTRGNIAELALGCNPKAVVWGNVLEDEKAGFHWAYGRSEHLGGTIGPEQFKSPAHIVHEDIVYAKDSPIQVASLLLISADGKTRQIIRDGEYLI from the coding sequence ATGGACTTACACAAATTATTCACAGATGTATTTCATCCCGAACCCGACGAAACAGTAGCCATCATAGCCGATGTCCCGCACGGTGAACTGCGCGATAGCGAGACCTGGCGCGAACGCAGAGAAATGGCCGCCGAATGGCGTGCAGCCTGGGTATCGCTCGGCGAACAGATTGGCTTTGACGTCCAGCCTCTCATTACCTTTCCCGCGACCGGCGCGCACAATGGCAATTTGCCCCTCGACAAAGGCGAACCCATCCCCTTGCGCGACGGCCTGACGCAAGCGACAATAGTAAATGCACTCACGCAATTCTCCGCCACGGCACCCCTATCTATGTGGGCGCGTTCACGCAATGATTTTCGCGCCGCATCATTGCCAGGCGTTGCCCGCCGCATGGAAGAAACCGCGCTCTCTGCGGATTATACCGAAGTGGCGCGCCGCTGCCAGATATTAATGGACGCCCTCTCCGAAGCAGAATACGCACGGGTTATTTTTTCAACCGGCCACAAATGGACCGTTGACCTGCGCTACGGAGAAGCCCACAAAGACGACGGACAACTGCCCCGAGAAAAGGCAAACTCGGCATTTCCCATTATCAATTTGCCGAGTGGCGAGAGTTTCCAGGTACCCTATGAAGGAGAAAGAAAGGGCGACCCGAGTCGCACGGAAGGTGAAATACCCGTCAGTGACAACGGCGATGTCATCGTATTTCGGGTCGAGAACAATCGGATCGTAGATGTCGCGGGAGAAACAACACAGGCCGCGAGCTTCAAAGCCTATTTCGAAGAAGACCCGACGCGCGGCAACATCGCCGAACTCGCCCTGGGATGTAACCCCAAAGCCGTTGTTTGGGGCAATGTCTTAGAAGATGAAAAAGCGGGCTTTCACTGGGCTTATGGACGCAGCGAACATCTCGGCGGCACAATTGGGCCAGAACAATTCAAATCCCCCGCACATATTGTTCACGAAGACATCGTCTATGCCAAAGACAGCCCGATACAAGTGGCGTCACTCCTGTTGATTTCAGCAGACGGGAAAACACGCCAAATCATCCGGGATGGCGAGTATCTGATCTAA
- a CDS encoding peptidyl-alpha-hydroxyglycine alpha-amidating lyase family protein — translation MLFGEGDYRYEEVEGWAKLPEGWVFTQVSDAAVDSQGRIYAFTRGVHPVVVFDKDGNFITSWGYGDFGISPNLISQSHGIFIDPDDKVFLTDSYQHIVRRYTRLGELEREWGTRGVPGPTFHRREYNMPTGVAYAPDGNSFYVSDGYGSRCVHKYSRDGEHIAVWGEGGSGPGQFALVHNIGCDKTGRVLVCDRENSRIQIFDPDGKFMEMWTDVMMPGDVWITDDNTIYVAEQGGGGRISVWSADGELICRFEDKSAVQSPHGLCVDDEGSIYVAEIGMEGQGQRLQKFARV, via the coding sequence ATGTTGTTTGGAGAAGGCGATTATCGGTACGAGGAAGTCGAGGGGTGGGCGAAATTGCCCGAGGGGTGGGTGTTTACGCAGGTGTCGGATGCTGCGGTGGATTCACAGGGCCGCATTTACGCCTTTACGCGCGGTGTTCATCCCGTGGTCGTGTTTGATAAGGATGGCAATTTTATTACGTCGTGGGGGTATGGCGATTTTGGTATTTCGCCGAATTTGATCAGTCAGTCACACGGCATTTTTATCGATCCGGACGATAAGGTGTTTTTGACGGATTCGTATCAGCATATTGTCAGGCGTTATACCCGGTTGGGCGAGTTGGAGCGCGAATGGGGCACCCGCGGGGTTCCCGGTCCGACGTTTCATCGCAGGGAATACAATATGCCAACGGGTGTTGCTTATGCGCCAGATGGCAATTCGTTTTACGTGTCGGATGGGTATGGCAGCCGGTGTGTTCACAAGTATTCGCGCGATGGCGAGCATATCGCGGTGTGGGGCGAAGGGGGGAGTGGACCGGGGCAGTTTGCATTGGTGCACAATATCGGGTGCGATAAGACCGGGCGGGTTCTGGTGTGCGACCGGGAGAATAGCCGCATTCAGATTTTTGATCCAGATGGGAAGTTTATGGAGATGTGGACCGATGTGATGATGCCGGGCGATGTGTGGATTACGGATGACAATACGATTTATGTGGCGGAGCAAGGGGGCGGGGGGCGCATCAGCGTGTGGTCTGCGGATGGGGAGTTGATTTGCCGCTTTGAAGATAAGAGTGCTGTGCAGTCGCCGCACGGGCTTTGCGTGGATGACGAGGGTAGTATTTATGTGGCTGAGATCGGTATGGAGGGACAGGGACAGCGGTTGCAAAAATTTGCGAGGGTTTAG
- a CDS encoding amidohydrolase family protein, protein MLIDAHNHPNWHGFNAEKILKNMDEQNIDQLWLFSWEAPEDEYSPSYHNVLPPTGVCIPLEDVIQVGRTAPDRFVLGYMPHPKRPDAIDRLKAAVEIHGIRVASELKVRVVFDDPDALRLYHACGDMGLPITIHLDYPIDHGRGDYPRPNWWYGGSIEAFERAIIACPETNFIGHAPGFWAHISGDGKFDKEAYPKGPVEPGGKVPQMLKKYDNLYADLSAGSGLTAISRDEAFGRQFLIDFQDSLLFGRDYFDTRLMDYLQRLNLPKEAFDKITYQNAQKLLGDD, encoded by the coding sequence ATGTTAATCGACGCGCACAATCACCCAAACTGGCACGGATTCAACGCCGAAAAAATCTTAAAAAACATGGACGAGCAAAACATCGACCAGTTATGGCTCTTTTCCTGGGAAGCGCCAGAAGACGAATACAGTCCCAGCTATCACAACGTATTGCCTCCAACAGGCGTGTGCATCCCCCTCGAAGACGTGATACAGGTAGGGCGCACAGCCCCTGACCGATTTGTACTGGGATATATGCCACATCCAAAGCGGCCCGACGCAATTGACCGCCTGAAAGCAGCCGTAGAAATTCACGGGATTCGCGTTGCCAGCGAACTAAAGGTACGAGTCGTATTTGACGACCCGGATGCCCTCAGACTCTATCACGCCTGCGGTGACATGGGCTTGCCGATCACGATCCATCTCGACTACCCCATAGATCACGGACGCGGGGATTATCCGCGACCAAACTGGTGGTATGGCGGCAGCATCGAAGCATTTGAACGGGCGATTATTGCATGTCCCGAAACCAACTTCATCGGCCACGCCCCGGGATTCTGGGCACACATTTCCGGCGACGGCAAATTCGACAAAGAAGCCTATCCCAAAGGTCCGGTTGAACCGGGCGGCAAAGTACCCCAGATGCTCAAAAAATACGACAATCTATACGCCGACCTCTCCGCGGGATCGGGACTCACCGCAATCAGCAGAGACGAAGCATTTGGCAGACAGTTCTTGATCGATTTTCAAGATAGCCTGTTATTTGGAAGGGATTATTTCGACACGCGCCTGATGGACTATCTACAGCGCCTGAACTTACCAAAAGAGGCATTTGACAAAATAACATATCAAAACGCACAGAAGCTATTGGGTGATGATTAA